The following proteins are encoded in a genomic region of Alnus glutinosa chromosome 8, dhAlnGlut1.1, whole genome shotgun sequence:
- the LOC133875609 gene encoding protein MICRORCHIDIA 4-like isoform X2 gives MDARVKQELVAPWSAAERGSRNGDVATEPLPVIELSDSDSDDNNDTVSRKRARVSTVRDLKELGVVVPTGFLQALPAAADMALTRRQSAATLAESWQSSCKQFWKAGDYEGGSGGDWDSSSVGMDHVRVHPKFLHSNATSHKWALGAFAELLDNSLDEVCNGATYVNIDMLVNRKDESKMLLIEDDGGGMDPDKMRQCMSLGYSAKSKIANTIGQYGNGFKTSTMRLGADVIVFSRCCGKDGKSLTQSIGLLSYTFLKSTGKEDIVVPMLDYEREGREWKKIIRSSPGDWSKNVETIVQWSPFSSEADLLCQFNLVRSHGTRIFIYNLWEDDEELLELDFDADPHDIQIRGVNRDEKHIQMAKQYPNSRHFLTYRHSLRSYASILYLRLPPGFRIILRGKDVEHHNIVNDMMLSQEVTYRPNPGVDGASRNFNMLAVVTIGFVKDAKHHIDVQGFNVYHKNRLIKPFWRLWNAAGSDGRGVIGVLEANFVEPAHDKQGFERTTVLARLEARLIQMQKHYWSSNCHRIGYAARRNKKNPYEAADREPSPDYLTPASQLKKKSTASISKTPPGGKESERFQGSGEGHLSRKGKSRTKTKSGKKRIFSESSPPSVEDLSDNDVHIDLHEKQVNGSGHKASHARKSFAKDGLGMTRPSSCVGDTGSQQGCASGGRNFQSSRSPSKGGDVNCSAHSLSDSDLRTMEQFKEENRELKKRLEKKEGEGLGELLYDLQSERDARKSLETQLQVAQEKIEELNREQQSLIDIFAEERDRRENVEKNLKKKLQDASNIIHELRERIRQLEKM, from the exons ATGGACGCTCGTGTAAAGCAGGAGTTGGTGGCGCCTTGGAGTGCGGCGGAGCGGGGGAGCAGAAACGGCGACGTTGCGACGGAACCCCTCCCGGTGATTGAACTCAGCGACTCCGACTCGGACGACAACAACGACACCGTTTCGAGGAAGAGAGCGAGGGTTTCGACGGTGAGGGACCTGAAAGAGTTGGGGGTGGTTGTGCCTACGGGATTCCTCCAAGCGCTTCCGGCAGCAGCGGATATGGCCCTCACGCGCCGGCAATCGGCCGCGACTCTCGCCGAGAGTTGGCAGAGCTCGTGCAAGCAATTCTGGAAAGCTGGTGACTATGAGGGAGGTTCTGGTGGTGACTGGGATTCGTCTTCTG ttGGCATGGATCATGTCAGGGTTCACCCTAAATTTCTACATTCCAATGCGACTAGTCATAAGTGGGCTCTTGGAG CTTTTGCAGAGCTTCTGGACAATTCGTTGGACGAG GTCTGCAATGGGGCTACATATGTTAACATAGATATGCTTGTAAATAGGAAAGATGAGAGCAAGATGCTGCTGATCGAAG ATGATGGTGGTGGGATGGATCCAGATAAAATGCGACAATGCATGTCGTTGGGGTATTCTGCAAAAAGCAAAATAGCAAATACTATTGGACAAT ATGGAAATGGGTTTAAGACAAGTACCATGAGGCTGGGGGCAGACGTAATTGTCTTCTCGCGTTGTTGTGGAAAAGATGGAAAAAG CCTTACGCAAAGCATTGGGTTATTGTCCTACACATTCTTGAAGAGCACAGGGAAGGAAGATATTGTAGTTCCCAtg CTTGACTACGAAAGAGAAGGACGAGAATGGAAAAAGATTATACGATCTTCTCCTGGTGATTGGAGCAAAAATGTAGAAACAATAGTTCAATGGTCTCCGTTTTCCAGTGAAGCAGACCTTCTATGTCAG TTTAACTTGGTGAGAAGTCATGGCACGCGGATATTTATCTACAATCTTTGGGAGGATGATGAAGAACTGTTGGAACTTGATTTTGATGCTGATCCTCAT GACATTCAAATCAGAGGCGTCAACCGAGATGAGAAGCATATACAAATGGCAAAACAGTATCCCAACTCTAGGCATTTCCTGACATATCGACATTCATTAAGG AGTTATGCATCGATCCTCTATCTAAGGCTTCCTCCAGGATTTCGAATTATTCTTCGTGGGAAAGATGTGGAGCACCACAATATAGTGAATGACATGATGCTGTCTCAGGAGGTCACATACCGGCCAAATCCTGGTGTTGATGGGGCCTCAAGGAATTTCAAT ATGCTTGCTGTTGTAACTATTGGATTTGTCAAGGATGCAAAACATCATATTGATGTTCAAGGTTTCAATGTTTATCACAAGAATCGGCTTATTAAG CCTTTCTGGAGGCTTTGGAATGCAGCAGGAAGTGATGGTCGTGGAGTTATAG GTGTATTGGAAGCTAATTTTGTTGAACCAGCTCATGATAAGCAGGGATTTGAGCGTACAACAGTTCTTGCAAGACTTGAGGCGCGATTAATACAAATGCAAAAGCATTACTG GTCCTCTAACTGTCACAGAATTGGTTATGCTGCAAGGCGTAATAAGAAAAATCCATATGAAGCTGCAGATAGAG AACCTTCTCCTGACTACCTGACCCCAGCATCTCAGTTGAAAAAGAAGTCTACTGCCTCAATCAGCAAGACCCCGCCTGGAGGAAAAGAATCAGAGAGATTTCAGGGATCTGGGGAAGGACATTTGTcaagaaaagggaaaagtagAACAAAGACTAAATCTGGAAAAAAACGGATTTTTTCTGAATCATCACCGCCTTCTGTAGAAGATCTCAGTGACAATGACGTGCATATAGACCTACATGAGAAACAAGTAAATGGTAGTGGTCATAAGGCATCCCATGCTAGGAAATCTTTTGCCAAAGATGGCTTGGGTATGACAAGGCCATCTTCATGCGTTGGCGATACTGGATCACAACAAGGTTGTGCATCAGGTGGAAGAAATTTTCAATCCTCTCGATCCCCGTCAAAG GGAGGTGATGTTAATTGTAGTGCGCATTCACTTTCAGACTCTGATTTACGCACTATGGAGCAGTTCAAAGAAGAGAATCGTGAGTTGAAGAAAAG ATTAGAGAAAAAGGAGGGAGAGGGTTTAGGTGAATTGCTGTACGATTTGCAGTCTGAAAGAGATGCGCGCAAATCTCTTGAGACTCAG CTCCAAGTGGCCCAGGAAAAGATTGAGGAATTGAACAGGGAACAACAGAGTCTAATCGACATATTTGCGGAGGAGCGGGATCGAAgagagaatgtggagaaaaatttgaaaaagaagctACAG GATGCAAGTAATATCATCCATGAGTTGCGTGAGAGGATAAGGCAGCTTGAGAAAATGTAG
- the LOC133875609 gene encoding protein MICRORCHIDIA 4-like isoform X1, with product MDARVKQELVAPWSAAERGSRNGDVATEPLPVIELSDSDSDDNNDTVSRKRARVSTVRDLKELGVVVPTGFLQALPAAADMALTRRQSAATLAESWQSSCKQFWKAGDYEGGSGGDWDSSSVGMDHVRVHPKFLHSNATSHKWALGAFAELLDNSLDEVCNGATYVNIDMLVNRKDESKMLLIEDDGGGMDPDKMRQCMSLGYSAKSKIANTIGQYGNGFKTSTMRLGADVIVFSRCCGKDGKSLTQSIGLLSYTFLKSTGKEDIVVPMLDYEREGREWKKIIRSSPGDWSKNVETIVQWSPFSSEADLLCQFNLVRSHGTRIFIYNLWEDDEELLELDFDADPHDIQIRGVNRDEKHIQMAKQYPNSRHFLTYRHSLRSYASILYLRLPPGFRIILRGKDVEHHNIVNDMMLSQEVTYRPNPGVDGASRNFNVMLKNNVFDTLVYFGILILFVCNYCHQMLAVVTIGFVKDAKHHIDVQGFNVYHKNRLIKPFWRLWNAAGSDGRGVIGVLEANFVEPAHDKQGFERTTVLARLEARLIQMQKHYWSSNCHRIGYAARRNKKNPYEAADREPSPDYLTPASQLKKKSTASISKTPPGGKESERFQGSGEGHLSRKGKSRTKTKSGKKRIFSESSPPSVEDLSDNDVHIDLHEKQVNGSGHKASHARKSFAKDGLGMTRPSSCVGDTGSQQGCASGGRNFQSSRSPSKGGDVNCSAHSLSDSDLRTMEQFKEENRELKKRLEKKEGEGLGELLYDLQSERDARKSLETQLQVAQEKIEELNREQQSLIDIFAEERDRRENVEKNLKKKLQDASNIIHELRERIRQLEKM from the exons ATGGACGCTCGTGTAAAGCAGGAGTTGGTGGCGCCTTGGAGTGCGGCGGAGCGGGGGAGCAGAAACGGCGACGTTGCGACGGAACCCCTCCCGGTGATTGAACTCAGCGACTCCGACTCGGACGACAACAACGACACCGTTTCGAGGAAGAGAGCGAGGGTTTCGACGGTGAGGGACCTGAAAGAGTTGGGGGTGGTTGTGCCTACGGGATTCCTCCAAGCGCTTCCGGCAGCAGCGGATATGGCCCTCACGCGCCGGCAATCGGCCGCGACTCTCGCCGAGAGTTGGCAGAGCTCGTGCAAGCAATTCTGGAAAGCTGGTGACTATGAGGGAGGTTCTGGTGGTGACTGGGATTCGTCTTCTG ttGGCATGGATCATGTCAGGGTTCACCCTAAATTTCTACATTCCAATGCGACTAGTCATAAGTGGGCTCTTGGAG CTTTTGCAGAGCTTCTGGACAATTCGTTGGACGAG GTCTGCAATGGGGCTACATATGTTAACATAGATATGCTTGTAAATAGGAAAGATGAGAGCAAGATGCTGCTGATCGAAG ATGATGGTGGTGGGATGGATCCAGATAAAATGCGACAATGCATGTCGTTGGGGTATTCTGCAAAAAGCAAAATAGCAAATACTATTGGACAAT ATGGAAATGGGTTTAAGACAAGTACCATGAGGCTGGGGGCAGACGTAATTGTCTTCTCGCGTTGTTGTGGAAAAGATGGAAAAAG CCTTACGCAAAGCATTGGGTTATTGTCCTACACATTCTTGAAGAGCACAGGGAAGGAAGATATTGTAGTTCCCAtg CTTGACTACGAAAGAGAAGGACGAGAATGGAAAAAGATTATACGATCTTCTCCTGGTGATTGGAGCAAAAATGTAGAAACAATAGTTCAATGGTCTCCGTTTTCCAGTGAAGCAGACCTTCTATGTCAG TTTAACTTGGTGAGAAGTCATGGCACGCGGATATTTATCTACAATCTTTGGGAGGATGATGAAGAACTGTTGGAACTTGATTTTGATGCTGATCCTCAT GACATTCAAATCAGAGGCGTCAACCGAGATGAGAAGCATATACAAATGGCAAAACAGTATCCCAACTCTAGGCATTTCCTGACATATCGACATTCATTAAGG AGTTATGCATCGATCCTCTATCTAAGGCTTCCTCCAGGATTTCGAATTATTCTTCGTGGGAAAGATGTGGAGCACCACAATATAGTGAATGACATGATGCTGTCTCAGGAGGTCACATACCGGCCAAATCCTGGTGTTGATGGGGCCTCAAGGAATTTCAATGTAATGCTTAAAAACAATGTTTTTGATACTCTTGTCTACTTTGGTATATTAATTCTGTTTGTGTGCAACTATTGCCATCAGATGCTTGCTGTTGTAACTATTGGATTTGTCAAGGATGCAAAACATCATATTGATGTTCAAGGTTTCAATGTTTATCACAAGAATCGGCTTATTAAG CCTTTCTGGAGGCTTTGGAATGCAGCAGGAAGTGATGGTCGTGGAGTTATAG GTGTATTGGAAGCTAATTTTGTTGAACCAGCTCATGATAAGCAGGGATTTGAGCGTACAACAGTTCTTGCAAGACTTGAGGCGCGATTAATACAAATGCAAAAGCATTACTG GTCCTCTAACTGTCACAGAATTGGTTATGCTGCAAGGCGTAATAAGAAAAATCCATATGAAGCTGCAGATAGAG AACCTTCTCCTGACTACCTGACCCCAGCATCTCAGTTGAAAAAGAAGTCTACTGCCTCAATCAGCAAGACCCCGCCTGGAGGAAAAGAATCAGAGAGATTTCAGGGATCTGGGGAAGGACATTTGTcaagaaaagggaaaagtagAACAAAGACTAAATCTGGAAAAAAACGGATTTTTTCTGAATCATCACCGCCTTCTGTAGAAGATCTCAGTGACAATGACGTGCATATAGACCTACATGAGAAACAAGTAAATGGTAGTGGTCATAAGGCATCCCATGCTAGGAAATCTTTTGCCAAAGATGGCTTGGGTATGACAAGGCCATCTTCATGCGTTGGCGATACTGGATCACAACAAGGTTGTGCATCAGGTGGAAGAAATTTTCAATCCTCTCGATCCCCGTCAAAG GGAGGTGATGTTAATTGTAGTGCGCATTCACTTTCAGACTCTGATTTACGCACTATGGAGCAGTTCAAAGAAGAGAATCGTGAGTTGAAGAAAAG ATTAGAGAAAAAGGAGGGAGAGGGTTTAGGTGAATTGCTGTACGATTTGCAGTCTGAAAGAGATGCGCGCAAATCTCTTGAGACTCAG CTCCAAGTGGCCCAGGAAAAGATTGAGGAATTGAACAGGGAACAACAGAGTCTAATCGACATATTTGCGGAGGAGCGGGATCGAAgagagaatgtggagaaaaatttgaaaaagaagctACAG GATGCAAGTAATATCATCCATGAGTTGCGTGAGAGGATAAGGCAGCTTGAGAAAATGTAG